TGAACTCTAGTTGGCATATTGCATGGAAAGAAACTCCTGTCTGTTTTAATGTGTTGATTGCAGATTCCTCATTTGAAGttgaaacaaataatattccttttctttttttgaaagttgaaagaaataatactctttctttcctttgaaGTAACAATGCAGGGGTGATGGCGACTCCATTCACACTTTCCCAAGACAATATTGAATTGCAGTTCGCAACCAATCATTTAGGTATTATATTGCATGTTTACCTCACATAAATGTTAGATTTCTCTGACCTCATTTCTGCAACATGTCTTTCTAAATGATGTATAACTGAAAGTTGTTATTCTctaataatatacaaaattactttgaagattaataatttaatactatttttgCAGGCCATTTTCTCTTGACAAACCTTTTATTAGAAACTATGAAAAAAACAGTAGGGGTATGCAACCAGGAAGGAAGAATAGTTATTCTATCATCAGAGGCACACAGATTTGCTTATCGTGAAGGGATTCAATTTGATAAGATCAATGATGAATCAGGGTAATGGTCTGGTTGGAATGATAAATCAATGATAAACCTTTTCCCTATTTGGCTATTTTCTACTAAGCTCTTgctataaaaattcataataaatgtaTATTATTCATGTCCAATGTTTTGAGTCCCCAAAATTGCATAATTTCCTTCTCTATCTGAGTTTTATACAGGTATAGCAGTTATTTTGCTTATGGACAATCAAAGCTTGCTAATATCTTACATGCAAATGAGCTTGCAAGGCGCTTGAAGGTATTATATTCATGAAAAATCATCTCTAATTTATGGAATTTCATTGATTCCACTTTATAATGGTGAACAACTTGTTGGTCAAGTTTGATGTAGAATCGTTGCATATTCCTTTGTTTGACAGGAAGAAGGAGTGGAAATCACTGTCAACTCCCTTCATCCTGGATCAATTATTACAAATATTCTGCGATACCATGATTATATTAATGGTGAGTATCTATACCATTTAATTAGACTGCAAGTGTGTTTATTGAAGTATCCTTGCTTTTGGAAATAAGGTTTGATGACCGGTTCAATAGAGGTTAGGCATAGGTAACATTGACTGATCTACATAATGCATATCAATAGGCTTACCATGCTATGTATATCTTGTAAAAAGACAAAGAGAAGCAAAACTGATGTACTAGCTGGTAATTCTTATACACAATTGGTTGCATAATCTTTTGAATTTACATTCATGTATCTACTACTTGGTTTGTGCAGCCCTTGCTAACATGGTGGGCAAGTACTTCCTTAAAAATGTGCAACAGGTATTTTGtacatacaaaaatatattaaagcaACGTGAGGGTTGCATGCCTTCTACTGTTGCTAATCTAAATGTTACACCAGATTTTTAGTAGTAATTGAATTGTTGGGGCATGTTTGTAGGGAGCTGCAACTCAATGTTATGTGGCATTGCATCCACAAGTCAAGGGAATATCTGGTGAATACTTTATGGATAGCAATAAGGGAAACCCGGCCTCTCTGGCTAAAGATTCAGAGCTGGCAAAAAAACTATGGGAATTCAGCTTAAGCCTGACTAATCCAAAGTAGCTTAAAGGTTTGACTAGAGGAAGCTTCATAAATGCCAACATTATTGTATTGGAAAACAAGTTTCAGCGAATTAGAAATTTATAGTGGTGTAAGCTTACAACTTGAaggtttttattaattattacagCTCAGA
This genomic interval from Glycine max cultivar Williams 82 chromosome 5, Glycine_max_v4.0, whole genome shotgun sequence contains the following:
- the LOC121174911 gene encoding short-chain dehydrogenase TIC 32, chloroplastic, translated to MWFLGWKGASGFSASSTAEQVTQGIDGTALTAIVTGATSGLGLETTRVLALRGVHVVMAVRSLDSGKNVKETILKEIPSAKIDVMELDLSSMASVRKFAADFNSSGLPLNILINNAGVMATPFTLSQDNIELQFATNHLGHFLLTNLLLETMKKTVGVCNQEGRIVILSSEAHRFAYREGIQFDKINDESGYSSYFAYGQSKLANILHANELARRLKEEGVEITVNSLHPGSIITNILRYHDYINALANMVGKYFLKNVQQGAATQCYVALHPQVKGISGEYFMDSNKGNPASLAKDSELAKKLWEFSLSLTNPK